ATCTTGTTgaaatatgcaatcttcattcattttttcatccataaatgagagaagagcatcttccaacagttcgttataaatcgcactattcatttttgtcggaacaaaacatattttcgacttgccaactgcagaaaatgctgcccaaaccataacactgccaccaccgatattacgttttgacatccgaacatcgtttgatcttaaatcgtgccaatagcatgagtatgagtcaggaccgtctaaattgaattttttttcgtcagagaaaattacttttttccactcatctgcccatttcatatattttcttgcgaattttagacgattttctttatggtgctttttagcattggtttacatttcggctttttccattttatgttttcatcgtttcgtaaaatgtgtgcaacgtgtttggaagtcaatTTGTTgggggttgcttcttgttttattagattaagttgtcttcttgttagttttgtatttccctttgtatgTTTGCGaaataattttgacctttcttcaagaaatttcgcaccataCTTTCcaaacgatcgattttacgtccaatttctctattggaacatcctaggtcgtgaaaaaaatttaattcgaatcttttcttgatcggacaaaaaagttcccttgtgcatctttaaaagtgatgaaatttattgattcaaatagaaaaagttgcagtaaattgagatgttactattagaaacgtacatttgattgaaaaaaaactaaaattgataatattttatttttggtaacttttttaaaaacaaatttcacgtctgcgtttatacgaatcttccacttgaAATAGCACcgagaacatttgatcgcataattaaggcaaacaacgagaataagaaaaaaagtaccgttaagttgtctctcattaaaaaagttaaatttagcttttggatgagaacaacaaagatataacaaaatacagaaaaaaattaagtgcgtttataggaatatgcaccagtgtatcaTCATCAGACAGTCCAATCATATAGATCTGTTGATGATCTTTTGAATCTTTTCTGGGTGTTCGTTCCTGTTGCGAGATAATTATTTAGGAAAGTGTCCAGGTACTTTGTCTGCCAATATCAGAATGTAGATCtcttctagtagattccatacaTTCAAAAATCATGTAAATCGGATTTTTAATTGTTCATATACCAGAGGTACCCTACTTTATTGTATTAAGGCTTGAGCTCCAATTTCAAAACTTATACTCAACTACAGCTCCGCTAAACTTATTTCTAAGCTATCCGTttaaaaattacagatttatttccacttttgtTTGGAATTCGTTCACTGTATGACAGATTTACCCTAGTTGAGCTAATGAGGCCAGTATTATTTAGCTCCGCAGATATAGATCAATCAATATATCTAGAGTTTTCGTTGGGAAAAACAAACAGTCTGTCTTCAAACTATCTTCATTGGCAACCCTACAACGACAAAGTTGTCAAAATAAGGAGGAGGATGAGACCATTTctcatcttctttgtcactgACCGTCATAAGGAGATTTACGCTTAAGATTTCTGTGACATGGTTCCCTAAATAGTGCATTAGTGCCTTCATAAGCAATAGTAATTGGCTAATCAGGCCAGACACGGGAATTCCCACCTAATAACCGCCAATTCACTGGTGCGCAATTAATAATCTCCTCTCATTTTCGGACCTTCTTCCTCATCACTTTTCAATCTCTACATCACATCTCACTGTTCTCTTTTCATTTCTATCTGTCCATCTTTCCTATCTTTCTACTTTCATGTAACACAAAGGTACCTGGACCCACGTGAGCTGCTCTTCTTTGTCTGTCTTACTTCGCGGTCATATTTTCTGTGAATATAACCGAGATCACTAGGGTTATATTCTACTGAAGTTGACTGATGatgacaattttgttttttagagaTCACGTTTATACCTACTGTAGCATATTCTGTTGTTgtccctatactcagtttgtcttGTGAACTTTGTACTCATTTTTTCCTAATTGCCCTGGTCCACCATTTGACCGTTTTCACTTGCCTGAAAAGTtaccaaataataataaagatctTTTTCACTACCGCTTTCACAACATTGGGTGAGTGAACCCAGTGAAGTCttcatcaaattgaaaattctaCTCTCTTTCATGTTTCTTGCTGTATGGCCCTTTATTATCAACCACTTGATTTGtttgaatacaaaatatttgtatgatgTTTAGTTTTGTAGAAAGTTAAGGCTTTGTAAACAAGATTTCAGTCTGAATCGTTTAGTTGTTTAATATATTAACTAAGCGTAAGTCACCCgaacaattaattaaaatgatCTATGTATCAGttataaacacatttttaatcgcatttatatttttctatattttcttcatttatttCTAAATCCTTGCTTTTTAGCCACATCCTCAGCAACAAAATCTTCCGCCAGCAGTGGCAGCGGCAATCGTTGGTCTATTTTAACGCGCAACACAACGACGACAACACCAACTACACACCAACCTAATGCCTggaacaacaataataacaacagtttcaataacaacaacaatacgcTGAGTATAAAATCACTAAATCTGCCCAAAGATGATGGAACAGTGGTGTATCGTAGGAAATCGTCGGGCAGTACCCCCCACAGCAATGCAACGACACAGACTCAGTCAGGATGTCTTAGCGGTACTCCGGATGCTAATATGCCCTCCTATACGGGCACCATGAACATCAGCACAGACGATTTTGAATGTTATGCCGCAGATGGTTCAGTGCTGTTGAGGTAGGTGCAGagtttggtaatttttaaaaagaaatacttatgtattccttttcaataaaaattacttattaaattgttcacaaTTTATTAACACTTAAATTACTTTCACTCATTTGCCAACACATTTAGAATACCCGCACCGCATGTTGTGGCTGCACGTGCCTATCGTTTGGCGTCAAAGAAACGCACAGCATCAATATTTAGCAATACTGGTAGTGGAGGCGGCAGTGGTGGCTCATCGACCTCAACCTCAGATAATAATACACGTTGTTCCGGTGATAATACACCCACTTTAGATGGTGGCTGTCAAATTCCTGGCTTCAGTGTATGCGCCAGTGGCAGTAGCAGTGGTGCTGGCTACACTGATGCCAATAATCTTAACAGTCATACAACATCCGGTTTCTCAACAACATCGACAGCTGGAGGAGGAGGAGCATTATCATCgtcatcaacaacaacatccTCAAATGCCTCAACGAATACGGCATTAACACGACGTTTGGCTAAATTACTACATCAATCAAGCAGTAGTGTCTTATCAAAGtcacaacatcatcatcatcagcagcatcaCCAGCATTATACACAATATGATGCAAATATGATTAATACAACGACAACATCAGCATTAACCGCCCCCCAGCCATGCGGTGAAGATGCTCCACGTCGTCTCTCTTGGGAAAGGTAAGTGATAAGACAACAAGAACAGCATAACAATATAAATACTACTTACGACTATATCTTTGATATGTTCCctgtaaaatgttttatttaaatgtgaaaATAAATACAGACATCATAATGTCCAGATTGTTATTATGATGGTGTCAAAACAATTTGCGTAAAGTAGGTACATGCTTATAATTCAATGCTTCACACGGtggcactgtggttccaaatcaaaatcaaggtggacaaaattatttggcgctctttttatatagaattggtgtctccgattccaaaaaaaaatgtgtaaaagatcaatataaacattttttcaagttacagcaGGGTCTAGAATCTAGATTCTATTATTATTAATGATTGaatgattaataaaaataattaaaaaatacgtttttatgtgtttctgaaactaaatttttaaaaagatctgtatttactatatttcaagttacagtagggtctagatatataaaaataaataataaaaaaaaaaaaaatttct
The nucleotide sequence above comes from Calliphora vicina chromosome 1, idCalVici1.1, whole genome shotgun sequence. Encoded proteins:
- the LOC135951951 gene encoding transcription factor mef2A-like, with product MEDVVTATPPPPATATTTTTATNPATTHTTATSTTAPAPPPPAKKSSTTLSVDRAAFLLLRVKKAFKRKRQHRKEKQAQALNASINNQAGRTNRGKVPPPLLRSRTLPAIIVPGIPVVSLHTDKSPFQWATSSATKSSASSGSGNRWSILTRNTTTTTPTTHQPNAWNNNNNNSFNNNNNTLSIKSLNLPKDDGTVVYRRKSSGSTPHSNATTQTQSGCLSGTPDANMPSYTGTMNISTDDFECYAADGSVLLRIPAPHVVAARAYRLASKKRTASIFSNTGSGGGSGGSSTSTSDNNTRCSGDNTPTLDGGCQIPGFSVCASGSSSGAGYTDANNLNSHTTSGFSTTSTAGGGGALSSSSTTTSSNASTNTALTRRLAKLLHQSSSSVLSKSQHHHHQQHHQHYTQYDANMINTTTTSALTAPQPCGEDAPRRLSWERRKDSSALQRSASIDSFAEIVWSDSPRPSLDIPRPAVAPFSKRPSASSLFSNCSTSSQSTQLNINELYVTGGVVAGGAGAGVGIGGLTTAVGGTQTTCGGITTTGNSRRESLLSPSSTRRNKLTRIINDLRK